A segment of the Bdellovibrio bacteriovorus genome:
TGTGTATTCTTCGTTATCTTTGTTAATTTCAGTGATGCGTTTGATCAGAATGTCCAGCGCCGCGTGCTGCGTGCGCAGACGGTCTGCGGCTGGAGTGCCGGCAAGTTTCTGCGCAAGCTCCAGCAAACGTGGATTTTCAACATCCGCACCAATCAGCGTCGCCAGTTCCATCGCATAGCGGGAACGCAGGGAATCCTGAGCGCGCAGTTTGAACAGCAACTCTTCTTTCAGTTTGTTGCTTTCATCCAATGCTTCACGATCCGCCTTCAAAAGAATTTCTTTTTCTTTGCGAACGATATCCAGCAGTGAACGGTAGATTTTGGTAAGTTCTTCGAGATTTGATTCTAACTTGTGAAACGCTCTTTCGACTGTTGCATCCATCATCTTCATCATCCTTGATGCCGCCGTGGGCGGTTAAGATTTATGTTCGAGGCAGCTTTTCACTCCGGCTTCGCTGGAGTAGAGCTGCTTCAGCTTCAGGCCCTACCGGGCCTTCAGCTCTGCCCGCTGGGGCGGAGCTCTGTCCGCTGAGGCGGCGACTAAAATTCCAAATGTTCGTCGACCATTTTGTCGGCGATGGCTTTGGCGTCAACTTTGTATTTGCCTTCGTCAATCAAGGCACGGAATTTTGCAACTTTAGCTTCGTCAACATCCGGAGTTGCCAATGCAAGTTCCTTGATGCGTTTTGCTTCTTGTGCACGAGGAGAAAGTTCCACGCGAGAAGATTCGCCAAGATTGGAGGAAGTCAGAACGTCAGCTTTCGCCGCGCCGATATTATCCGCTTTGCCTTTGATACCAGCGGCGTTGTCAGCTCTGGAAGAATCAGTAAGATTCAAATTTTGACCGACTTTATTGTGCGTGATCTTCATCGAGATCCTCCTCCGTCGAAAGAGTGTAAAAACACACTCTTCTGTTCATTCAATAGTATCACAATGGGACAATTACACCAAATCATTCTGAGACAGTTTCTGGTCTAGGTTCACTCTGTGGTTCGATGGTCCAGTAGAGTGATTTCGCCTCTGGACTTAAAAAGCCAAGGGTGTCGCCAGCTTGCAGTTTTTCCCCTGTCGAAACTTTTGACAGTCCGCCTTTGAATACCATCTGACTCTTTAGACCATTGTCGTGACCGATCTCGACCAGGGTCTGGTCATCGGCCAAACTGCGCTTGCCAAGAAGCACGCCATCCCAAGGGGCCTTCACTTCGGAAGCCGCTCCTGGGGCTGATTCAGTGTCGAATCGGTAAGACAGGGCCTGCTTCTTTCCCGGGTGCTGGAATGGCTTCAATGCCAGGTTGCTTTTCTCATCCATGGCCAAAGGTCCTACAGGCTTTGTGACAGGTGCACGCACACCCATGGCCACGCCGAACTTGTTCATCAGCTGATCATAGATCATGTTGGACAAACCGATACCACCGCGTTCGCCCCACTTTTCGACGTACTGGTCGTCTAACTGTTCTCGGAAAATTTTTTCAGCCTGGTTCGACTGGATGAAACCGCCTTCTTTGACGGTCGAGCGCATGGCTTTCATCATCTCCCGCAGGAAATGTTTTTCGTACATGTCAGAAACTTCGCGCAGCTTCTGCTCGGGCGCCTTTTGTTCAGGCCGCCCCATCATACGATTGCCAATGGGTTTAAAACCGCCGGATCCCACATCGCTCATTGCGAGACTCCTAGATCAAAAAAGAAAAAGGTACGGATGTACCTTTTTTGAAAGAGAAAAAAAAAGGGGAGTTAGAGTCGGAGAATCATGTGCATCCTGCACTCGATTCTGAGAGTGTAGCTTCGGCTCGTGTTGATCACTCCGTGATCTCTGCTGACCTATTGCTCCTGTTTCCTGCGAGAAACTTTTGACTCTTGACCTTCCATGGTTCGCGATCTCTTTCTCACCCTCCCCGCGTTTCAAACACGTCCATGTGTCTGAAACTATAACTTTGATTGTATTAAATGCTGTGTCATTCTGAAACAGAAATCTCATAAAACTTCGAGTTCCCCGTGCAAAGCTCCAGCTGATTTTATGGACTGAAGTATTGTAATCAGGTCCTTAGGCGAGACTCCGAGCTTGTTAAGTGCCTGGACCAGTTCACCGACGCTGACACCACTGTCGAGAACCGCCACTTTTTCTTCCGCACCTTTTTTGCCATCGCCCACTTTCACTGACAGTGCTCCGTGTGAGATAGCAACGCGTGAGATCTTCACTTTGTCACCGATAACAATCGTTCCTGTTTTTTCATTCACCACAACACGCGCTTTCATGTCGGGATTGATCTCAATGGATTCAATCGTCGCCAGAAGCTCCACACCGCGATTTTCATAGGCAAACGGCGTGATGATATCAATCGTGCCGGAATCCTTTGCCGAAGCATAGTGACCCCCCAGCTCTTTATTGATCGTCAGCACAGAGCGCGCGGCCGTCGTGAAATCCGGATTGATCAAAGTCAGGCGGTACATCTTTCTGGAAGAAAAATCCGCTGTCATATCACGCTCAATCGTTGCGCCATTCGGAATACGGCCCGCAGTGGTGTGTGAATCTTTGCCATCACCACCAATCACGATGCTTCCCTGAGCCACGGCGAACACCTGCTCATTGGCAGCGCGCAGAGGCGTTTGCAGCAGGGTCCCCCCCTGCAGGGAAGACGCTTCACCGATCGCACTGACATTGATGTCAATCGGGTTTCCGGCTTTACCGAATGCCGGCATGGTCGCCGTCACGATCACCGCCGCCACGTTTTTGCTGGAAAAATCGACATTGTCGAGCTTCATTCCCAGCTTGTCGAGCATACGCACCATGCTCTTGCTCATAAATTCATTCTTGCCATCGCCGGTGCCTTTAAGACCCACGACGATACCGTAGCCAATCAACTGATTTTCACGCACGCCACGAATGCTGGCGATGTCCTTCAAGCGGGCGGCATTGGCCGACTCGATCAAAGAGAAAAACAAGACAGCGGAAAGAATCAGAAAGTTTGTGATTT
Coding sequences within it:
- a CDS encoding flagellar protein FlgN; the protein is MMDATVERAFHKLESNLEELTKIYRSLLDIVRKEKEILLKADREALDESNKLKEELLFKLRAQDSLRSRYAMELATLIGADVENPRLLELAQKLAGTPAADRLRTQHAALDILIKRITEINKDNEEYTKSALSTLNGALNNIKDTLSGKKTYGGKGQVKQGPQVAGNFVSKEA
- the flgM gene encoding flagellar biosynthesis anti-sigma factor FlgM, with amino-acid sequence MKITHNKVGQNLNLTDSSRADNAAGIKGKADNIGAAKADVLTSSNLGESSRVELSPRAQEAKRIKELALATPDVDEAKVAKFRALIDEGKYKVDAKAIADKMVDEHLEF
- a CDS encoding rod-binding protein, with protein sequence MSDVGSGGFKPIGNRMMGRPEQKAPEQKLREVSDMYEKHFLREMMKAMRSTVKEGGFIQSNQAEKIFREQLDDQYVEKWGERGGIGLSNMIYDQLMNKFGVAMGVRAPVTKPVGPLAMDEKSNLALKPFQHPGKKQALSYRFDTESAPGAASEVKAPWDGVLLGKRSLADDQTLVEIGHDNGLKSQMVFKGGLSKVSTGEKLQAGDTLGFLSPEAKSLYWTIEPQSEPRPETVSE
- a CDS encoding flagellar basal body P-ring protein FlgI, translating into MNKITNFLILSAVLFFSLIESANAARLKDIASIRGVRENQLIGYGIVVGLKGTGDGKNEFMSKSMVRMLDKLGMKLDNVDFSSKNVAAVIVTATMPAFGKAGNPIDINVSAIGEASSLQGGTLLQTPLRAANEQVFAVAQGSIVIGGDGKDSHTTAGRIPNGATIERDMTADFSSRKMYRLTLINPDFTTAARSVLTINKELGGHYASAKDSGTIDIITPFAYENRGVELLATIESIEINPDMKARVVVNEKTGTIVIGDKVKISRVAISHGALSVKVGDGKKGAEEKVAVLDSGVSVGELVQALNKLGVSPKDLITILQSIKSAGALHGELEVL